The genomic DNA GCATTCGCCGGCAGCAAGTTGCCGAAGTCGATTCGGAACTGCTGCCCGACCACGGCGAAACATTGTAGGGGCAGCGTAAGTCGCAACGACAGGTCGGCCCCAGCGGACCCTCGATCTTTTTCATTTGTGAGCGGCGTAGGCGGCGTCTCCGCCGACGAGCCGACCAAGGGAAGTGCACCGAACCCTTCGGCGATGGCAAAGAGACAAAGCAGAACTCGCCGCCGTATCAAAATGTTCATCGTGGGCTCCGGGGAGGAATCAATTCAGGGCCACGGCTGAGTACAAGCCATTCCGAATGCATTCGAGTTATCGACGTTCTTCTGTGAAAAGGGGTCGAATCATCAAGACGGTCGCGCTAGTCGGCGGCCTTCGCGGGCTGATCGTTATTATGGTCGTGTAAGTTCTTTCGATTCGCGAATCGGAATCGCTTGCGCACGTCGGCGATCAGTTCTTCTTGATGGGCATCGAAATGACTAGTCCGGCGACGCGGTCGTTCGTGCTCTTACGATTCGGCAGGTGGCACTTGAGGCACTCGGAGCCGAGCGTAATCGAGCCCACGAATCGAAAGACTCCGTGTTCCGCGGATTCGAATTCGGGCCGGCCTGACGCCGGCGCCATCGCGGCCTTCTTCTCGAACTCGTCTTTCGGGTTGTGCTCGACATTCATGGCCTGCGCATCAACGGCCAGCCAGCGGAGTCGGACGTTGCGGCTTTCGGCGAGTTCGCGAAAGACTCTCTTCAGCGCGACACCGGGAATGGTGAGTTCTTCGTCTTCGCGATAGTAGTGATGATGCACGACATGCAGCGTCGAATGAATCGTTTCATGCAGGAGTTTCGCTCGTTCGCGCGCTTCGTTCGCGGTCGGCAGTTCGGCGGTGGATGCCGTGGACTTGGGCGAGTCGTCGGATACCGCCTCGCCGACAAAGAAGATGCCGAACACGACGGTAGCGACGAGCGCTACGGCCGGCTTCGACGTTGCGACTCGGTTCATTATCGCCTCCGAACGGTACGAGACACGAGCGAAACCTTGAGGACGGCATTGCAACGACCGGAGTGTTATTTCACTTCGACCGGCATGCTGATCACCAGTCCGGCGTAGCGCTGGGTGTTGGGGCGATTGATCGAGAACCCCGTGTGGCAACTGACGCAACCATTGCCCAGTCGGACAGCGCCGACGCGGCGATAAATTCCATTTTCGATGACTTCGAACTCTTCTTTTCCGGCGGCGATCGCGGCGGCCGCGTCCTTCTCGAACTTCGTGCTCGGTTCATGATCCACGCTCATCGCCGTCGTATTCACGGCGATCCAGCGCGACTTGATCGTGTCGCTTGCTTCGATTTCTTCGAACACGTCTTCCATGGCCCGAGCCGGCAAGACCGAGCGATTGGCGTGGAAATAATGGCGGTGCATCGAGTCGAGCGTTGCCAAATAGACGTTGTGCATCAGCTTCGCGCGATCACGAGCCGTGGCAACCGTAGGTCGCGGTTCCGCTTCGGCTTTCGTCGTCTCGCTCTCCGAAGGCTCGGCACACAGGACCAACGTCGCTCCGACGAAACCGAGCGCTACGGCGATGCGCAGGACGGTTCCGAATGGGAAACTCATGATGCGACTCCTGATGGTAAGGTATTTCTAATTCCGAGGGCCGCGAGCCTAATTGGATGTCTCTATCCAATTACAAGATTAGCAGCCCAATATTTGGACGTCAACGTCCACTATGGCCGTCGAATTTCATCGGGCCGGTGGATC from Planctomycetia bacterium includes the following:
- a CDS encoding DUF3365 domain-containing protein, whose protein sequence is MSFPFGTVLRIAVALGFVGATLVLCAEPSESETTKAEAEPRPTVATARDRAKLMHNVYLATLDSMHRHYFHANRSVLPARAMEDVFEEIEASDTIKSRWIAVNTTAMSVDHEPSTKFEKDAAAAIAAGKEEFEVIENGIYRRVGAVRLGNGCVSCHTGFSINRPNTQRYAGLVISMPVEVK
- a CDS encoding DUF3365 domain-containing protein; amino-acid sequence: MNRVATSKPAVALVATVVFGIFFVGEAVSDDSPKSTASTAELPTANEARERAKLLHETIHSTLHVVHHHYYREDEELTIPGVALKRVFRELAESRNVRLRWLAVDAQAMNVEHNPKDEFEKKAAMAPASGRPEFESAEHGVFRFVGSITLGSECLKCHLPNRKSTNDRVAGLVISMPIKKN